ATACGGTCCAGATCGCACCATCTTACGATATTGTATTGACGCATGAGCGCGGGACAATACCTCTCTATCAACAGCAAGGATGCCTTCAGGTGCATCATCTGCCGCTCGCCGTCAACGAGACGGTATTCCATCCGTTTCGCGCGGATAAGGCGTATGAATACGAGGTTTGCTTTATCGGAGTGGCCTTCTGGAACCGGGTAGAGCTGATTGACTCGATCGCCGGGCAGCTGTCGAAGCGAAAGCTGTTTATTGCCGGAGGGCAATGGGACCGTCTGAAGCAATATCCGCTGTTAGCGTCCAATATCCACCAGGAAGGCATAGCGCCTGAAGCGGCCGCCCATTATTACAACGGCTCCAAGATCGTCATCAATATGCACCGGTCCGATGTTCCCGGAAAGGATAATCAGATTGAAGCGCAGGCACCGGGCTTGTCGCTGAATCCGAGAACCTATGATGTTTCGGCGTGCGCGACGCTGCAGCTAACGGATATCCGGGATGACCTGTTTTCCCAGTACCGTCCGGGCCATGAGATTGAAACTTATGGCAATGCGCAGGAGCTGCTCCAGAAAATTGATTATTACTTGACTCATGAAGAAGAACGTTCGCGGATTGCAATGAGAGGCTTGTACCGTACTTTGCGTGATCATACGATGACTAAGCGAATCGCTACGCTTTTGAATCTATTGAAGTAGGAGTGAAGAATATGGCGCCAGTAGTCAAACGGAAGACCGACGAGGAGGCTGGACGAGCGGCGGGATACAAGCTGGGCTGGGATCACGGGTACTGGTTCGGGTTATGCGAGGAAGCGATCAACCGCATTCCGCAGGCCAACAAACTGTGGCCGATTCACGCGATGTATGTGGAGACGGGCAAAGGCTTTCCTTACTCTCCCATCGACGAAGCCGTAAGAGGGACTTTAGCGACCATGGTTGAGAGGTTGACTGTTGTGAACGCGACGCAGCCTGTGGCAGAGCTTGCGCTTGCTGACCGGCCGGATGTTGTTATTGTTCTGGATGGACTGCAGTTTGATGTTGCGCAGATCGCAAAGCTTCGGGATAACGGAATCCGGACGGCGATCTGGCTGACCGATGATCCTTATTATATGGATATTACAACGATGATTGTTCCGCATTACGATACGGTATTTACGTTGGAGCGCAATTCCGTGGACTATTACAAGCAGCTTGGCTGCCAGAATGTGTTTTATTTGCCGTTTTGCTTCGATCCCGCGCAATATCGCCCAACGAATCCCGAGCGCTCAAACCGCAAAGAAATTACGTTTATCGGCTCCGCCTATTTGAACAGGGTTAACTATTTCAATGAATTAACTCCTTATCTGGCGGGGAAAAATACGCTAATATCCGGTATTTGGTGGGACCGGTTAACCAAATACGACCTGCTTCGTCCCAAGATCAAGCTGAACAATTGGATGGGACCAACGGAAACGGCTTTGACATACAATGCTTCAAAAATCGTGATCAATATGCATAGGGCGCATGACGATGCCTTGTACAACAGCAACCGAATCGGATTAACGGCTGTATCCCCTAATCCCCGGACCTTTGAAATTGCCGCATGCGGCGTACTGCAGGTATGCGATATCCGGGATGATCTTGCTTCATTTTTTACCCCGGGAGTAGAAATCGTTACCTATTCCTCGCCGGCAGAGCTGATCGAGAAGATGGATTATTACTTGAAGCATGAGGAGGAGCGGCAGCAAATCGCCCTTCGCGGCATGTACCGGGCTTTCCGGGACCATAAATACGCGAACCGTCTTCAGACGATGCTGACGATATTATTCCCGCTCCTCTAATTTTTCATGAATTAAACGGACCAGCGAAGCAGGACGCCTGACTGGGTTAATCCGCCGCCAAAACCATAGAGCAGCAGCAAATGCCCCGGCAATACACGGCCGTCCCGGACGGCGGCATCAAGAGCAAGCGGAATGGATGCGGCAGATGTATTGCCGTAGTGCTCGATGCTCGATAAAGCCTGCTGCTCGCTTATTCCGGTCCGTTCGCATAACGCGTCAATAATGCGCTGATTCGCGTTGTGCGGAACGAACCAGTTGATTTGCGATGGCGCGTAGCCGCTGTCCTTCAGCAGTCCGGCGATTCCTTCCGATACGTGGCTGAGCGCCCATTTGTACACTTCGCGGCCATTTTGAACGATGCGGCTTGTCGTATCGATATCCGCTGCGTTAATGACAGGGGACAAGCCGCTCCGGTAGACATGATGTCCTCCAGAGCCGTCTGTCTGGGAAGAGATCGCCAGAATATCCCCATCGCCACGGGCTTCCATTAAGAATGCACCGGCTCCGTCGCCAAACAAAATGCAAGTCGTCCGGTCTTCATAGTTCGTTACCTTGGATAAGGTTTCTCCGCCAATTACGAGGATTTTGCGGTAAACGCCGGATAAGAGCAGCCCATTCGCCAGCTGAATGGCTGATGTAAAGCCTGCGCATGCCGCCTGAATATCAATTGCGCCGCAAAGCCGGATTCCAAGGCCGGCCTGAACCTGGGCGGCAACGCTTGGAATGACATTGTCCGGCGTGGAGGTAGCGACAATAATGTAATCGACATCCTCGATTTCCACCCCGTACCGCTCCTGCATATCCCTTACCGCCCGAATGCATAAATCGCTGGTGAACTGATCATCAGCGGCAATCCGGCGTTCGCGGATGCCCGTGCGTTGGACAATCCATTCGTCCGAGGTTTCGACGATACGCTCCAAATCCGCATTAGACAAGACTTTATCCGGTGTATATGTGCCGATGGCCGTAATAGCTGCGTTGGAGTGCAATTGCTTTTCCATTAGAAACAGCTCCTTTTGTTTTCTGTAGAATTAAATTTAGTACCTGGTACTAATACTTGATATTAAATTACTGAATTTGAATTGATTTGTCAAGTGTTGTTGCGGATAGCTTCCGCATAACCGAGCACAATAAGTCACGGGTCAAAGCCTAACTAATCGAATGGAGGAGTGGCCAGGTCATGAAAAACAAATTCATTCTTCTTACAGCAAGTGTGGCTTTAGCAACAACGTTAGCGGGTTGTGCGTCCAATCAGGGAGATATCGGCAATAAAAATATCCGTCCTAACAGCGTACGATACGATGCTAACGGGAATATGGTCCGTAATCTCGCGGCTCCGGGAACATTGACCGACAAACGTTTCGCGAATGATCAAATGAACGAGATGAACCGAGTCAACGGCCGCCGTCTCAACAGCAACAACATTGTTGGCAGTCATAAAAATTATAAGATGGAAATGAGCGAGGAAATCGCGAAGAAGCTTGTAGCTATGAATACGGTTAAGACAGCCAATGTTATGCTGACTGACAACAATGCTTATGTTGCCGTATCCTTCGAGGATCATACGCGCGGCCTAAGCGCAAAAAGCTACAACCGTACGAATCTGAGCAGCCCGATTACCGATACGAACCGCCACATGAACGGTACGTATGGCGCAAGCGGCGGGAAATACGGCATGAACGGCATGAACGGAACGTATGGCATGAACGGTACGATGGGCGGTTACCATAATGACGGCATTCGCGGCCTGAGCACAACCAACACCGGCGAGAGCCAGCTGACGGACAAAATCAAAAGCGATATCGCCGCGGAAGTGAAACGGCTGCATCCGTCGGTTCAGAATGTTTATGTATCCGCAAGCCCGGACTTTGTGGACCGCATGAACAGCTATATGGGCGATGTTCGTCTGGGTCACCCGATTCAAGGCTTTGTATCCGAATTTAACGCCATGGTTGAGCGCATCTTCCCGGCTAATGCGACGAAGCTGAACTCCAATATGGCCAAGCACACCACTCCTTATATTTACGATCACCGCTAATAGCCGAAAATAAACAAAAAAAGGGCCCTCTTGCGAAGCAAGCGGGCCTGTCCTAGAAATGGTATCAACTGTGGGGTTGATGCATATGATTGTATCGAAGAAACCTTAGTCTAAGATTAAAGAACTTTGTCGAAATTGAAACAAAGTAAAAACCCCGCACCCTTTACAAGGAGCGGGGAAATAGCCCAAATCATGAATGGGATGGTTAGATTTGTAACTCCCCAAGCTTGATCAGCTCGACAACCGCTTGCGAACGACCTTTAACATTTAACTTTTGCATGACATTCGAAATATGGTTGCGGACGGTTTTTTCGCTGATAAATAATTGCTGCGCAATATCTCTAGTTGTCTTATCCTGCACCAGCAGCTCAAATACCTCGCGTTCACGATGTGTTAATAAAAACTTGCTTTTATGGTCGCTACCCTTCAAGTTTGTCACCCCTCCTTGCTCGGGTTTTTATGGTTTAACAAGGTTAAGGGATACAGTCAAATTATAGTATGAATCGGCTGTAGCAATGGTGCTGTATCTAGGGAAAATGGGCGCTTATAATAACACAGGGCTGTCCCCGTGTTATTGCTGCTTAACACGGAACAGCCCTGTTATTTATTGTTATCGTGAAATTTAATATCCGTCTGTTTTGTGTCCAAGCTCTTCGGCAATTTCCATCCCCTCGCGGGCAGGGAAGGTGCCTTCGTGTTCGGACTTCATAGCCGAGGATTTCTTGATGGCTTCCGCCACAAGGCGGCCGTATTCCGGATCCGCTTGCGTCAGATTGGACAGCATTTTGTCCTTAATGACAGGCGCGCAGGTTGACAAGGCATCACCCAGATTATGAATAAGCTCATCGCGCTCCCACTGCTCCAGCTTGCGGAATGTATCGCCTGCCTGGGCAAAATCGTTGGTCCGGTCAATCGCTTGTCTGACGAGATTCGCTTCATAATGCGGTTCATGCGATGCGCCGGAAGCTTCTGCCTCAGCAAGTCCGTTCAGACTGGAAGGCTCGTAGTTCACATGCGGATTTTGACCGGGAGCGACATCTACGTAAAAGGCCATTTGGCCGTCGCGCTGATTGGTTGCGGCACGCTTTTTCGGCGCATTGATCGGCAGCTGCAGGTAGTTCGCTCCAACCCGGTACCGCTGGGTGTCGGAGTAGGATAAGGTGCGGCCCTGCAGCATTTTATCATCCGAGAAGTCCAGTCCGTCTACCAATACGCCCGTTCCGAATGCCGCCTGCTCCACCTCTGCGAAATAGTTCTCCGGATTTTTATCAAGCACCATCTTGCCTACCGGCACCATTGGGAACTGCTCTTCCGGCCACAGCTTGGTATCGTCAAGCGGATCGAAGTCAAGCTCCGGATGCTCGCCGTCCTCCATGATCTGCACCTTCAGCTCCCAGGCTGGGTAATTTCCCCGTTCAATCGCCTCATATAGATCCTGCGTAGCATGGTTGAAGTTCTTCGCCTGAATTTGCTCAGCCTCGGATTGAGTCAGGTTTTTGACGCCTTGCTGCGGATCCCAGTGATATTTGACCAATACCGCTTCGCCCTTCGCATTTACCCATTTGTATGTATTGACGCCGGAGCCTTGCATCTGGCGGTAGTTCGCCGGGATTCCCCAAGGGGAGAACAGGAAGGTGATCATATGGGTCGCTTCAGGCGAATTCGAGACAAAGTCGAAGAAGCGCTCCATCGACTGCAGGTTCGTTACAGGATCCGGCTTAAAGGCATGAACCATATCCGGGAATTTCATCGCATCGCGGATGAAGAAGATCTTCAGGTTATTGCCTACCAGATCCCAGTTGCCGTCCTCCGTATAAAATTTGGTCGCGAAGCCGCGCGGGTCGCGAAGTGTCTCCGGCGAATGCCCGCCGTGGATCACACTCGAGAAACGGACGAAGACAGGCGTTTTTTTGCCTTTTTCCTGGAACAGCTTCGCTCTTGTATATTTGCCGATCGGCTCGCTGCCGAACGTGCCATAGGCTTCGAAATAACCGTGCGCGCCTGCTCCGCGGGCATGAACGACCCGTTCAGGAACGCGTTCGCGGTCGAAATGGGTGATTTTCTCGATGAAGTGGTAATTTTCCAGGGTAGCCGGGCCGCGGTTGCCAACCGTTCTGATATTTTGATTATCTGATACCGGATGGCCTTGTCTGGTTGTCAGCGTCAGATCGGTTTCGCCTACCGCTTTGCGGTTATCGGCTGCACCGCCCGCGCCGGACGCGTGAGTGCCGTTTGTTTCATTTGCGGACATTCTTACATTTCCTCCATTTCCAAAATCAAGTCCATTTTACCTAATACTCCAATACTATTCCTCATTCCGAATGAGTTTATGAAAGCAATTGGAATATAGTTGAAAGCCTATCCCCCTATTCAAGCGGCAAGGTGCGTAGTACTGTATTAAGAAAACAGCCTGCTTACAAAAGGGTGGAAAGGACTAGTCCCATGAACATATTGATCGTTGATGACGAGCCGCGGCATTTGAGAGGAATGGCCGGCATGATTCAAATGATGCGGCCGGATGCAAAGGTGAAAACGGCCAAGGATGGAGAAGCCGCCCTTGCCCTGGTTAGGGAAGAACAACCGGACGTGGTGCTTAGCGATATACAGATGCCGAAGCTTGACGGGCTTTCGTTCCTGCAGCGGCTGCAGGAAGAGGAGCTGCGGACCAAGGTTGTTATGGTGTCGGCTTATAATTTGTTCGAATATGCGCAAAGAGCTATCCGCCATGGAGCTTACGACTATCTGCTCAAGCCCGTTGACATGGACAAGGTAGAAGTGCTGCTGCAGCGGCTTGATCAGCAGCTTGCGGAAGAAGAGCGGGAGCGCGGCGAGTCGGCCGAAATCAAGCAAAAGCTCGAGCTTGCATCCTCCGCTTACCGGAGCCGGCTGCTGCACCAATGGCTAAGCGGCGAGCTTCCTCCCGGCGAAAGGGTTGACCTTGAAGAATGGCCTTTGCTTATCCAAATGAACACTCTCATATTGACGGAGATTCGAAATAAGGGAGAAGCTTTTCCCGTGACGGAACTGGTCGAACAGCTTAAGCAGCGGGTATCCGCGCATGGCGAGGCTTGCGTGTTCCCTTTGCAGACGGTATCGCAGCACAGCATTCGCCTGGTTGCCGTCTTGAAGCAGGAGAGCCATTCGGCGGCGGAGATAGGGGAGCTGCGCTCCAGCCTGATGAAGGAGACGGAGATATGGCGCGCTTGCGGCACGGTGTCCCATGGAGTTACGGCTCTGCAAGCGGAGGATAGGATTGAACCTGCCGAGACTTTCATCCCCAAGCTTTTCCGCCAGGCCGAGGAAGCATTGGAATATGCTTTCCATGAGGAATGGGAGAGTGTCGTAACCTTTGGTCATGTTGCCGGGCTGGGTAATAGGAATGCCGTCTTCCAACTGGATGGCGAGGCGCTGTTCGAAGCGCTGCAGGAGCAGTCGCTCGCAAGAGCGGAAGCGATGTGCCGGGAAGCCTTTGCCGAGTTATCCTCGCAGGGCCGCACGGAGCCTAAGCTGATGAAAAATTATGCGTCCCTTACGCTGATGAAGCTGAAGAGCCGAACCTCCGGCATCATTGACCAGCAGGTTGGAAGCGCTCTCGCGGATACCGCATCTACGGCGATTCCGTCCTGTACCGGCAGCGGCATGCTGATAGAGCTGATGCTTGGCAGGCTGGCAGAGGTTCACAAATCGCTGACGGACCGGAAGCAGGGCAGCGGCGAGCTGGCGGTAGAGCAATGTCTGGGTTGGATTCAGGGGCATTATGCGGAGGATCTGACGCTTGAGATGGCGGCAGAGCAATTTCACTTCAATCCCTCTTACTTCAGCACCTTGATGAAAAGCCGCACCGGACGCTCGTTCTCCGATCATTTGACCGAAGCCCGCATACGAGCGGCGAAGGAGCTGCTGGCCGGCGGCCGGTTCAAAATCTATGAAATCGCGGAGCAATGCGGCTACCGGGATACGAAATATTTCACCCGGATATTCAAGCGGCAGGTAGGCTTGTCGCCGGAAGCTTATAAGCATACGCTGCGTCCGCAGACGGGGAGCGGGGATTGGTCATGACTTTTCGATTAAGGCTGCTGCTCAGCTATCTGACGCTTATCGCATTGCCGCTGCTTGTGCTGAGCACGCTCTTTTACAATTCAAGCTTAAAAGTCGTTACCGAACAGGCGCAAAACAATGTTCACGATGTCGTGATGAAAAACAACGACGTTATTGACACCAAGCTGGGTATCGTCGATCAGAATAGCAGGTCCTTGTTCGTGGATAAGGACCTGTTTCAAATTTTCAACAACCTGAACCCGGCAAAAGAAGAAGAGCTTGTCGCAGCCGACCGGCAAGTTACGGCCATCTTAAGCAAATATTTCTCCCAGAATTCGGATGTCTATGCCGCGCAGCTGTGGACCTCTTACTACACCTTCGGAAGCACGATGCTGATGCCGCTAGGTGATCCGGTACAGTCCGCGATTTACAAAGAAGCGGTTAAGGCAGGGGGCAAGATGGTCTGGTACCCGACCTATGATTTTATCAAGATGTACGATCAGCATTGGCTTCAAGACGGGACGATTGACTACCGGTACTTGTTCTCGGCAACCAGACTGCTTAACTTCTCCCACATGGAGGACAGCACGCTGGTCAAGCTGAAGCCGGAGGTCGAGCGTCCCGTGCTTGCGATCAGCTTCAAGTCGACGGTGATGGACGAGCTGTTCGAGAAGAGTATCCCGGCGGGCTCCTCCTACATGGTGCTTGATCCCGACAATATCGTAGTGGCTTCCAGCGACCAGTCGCAGGTAACCAAGCGCTTCGACGAGGATTGGATGAATGATTTCCGCGAGCAGGGCAGCGGGAGCGAAAGGATCAAGCTGAACGGGCATAACCAGATCGTAAGCTTCGCACGCTCGGAAGTAACCGGCTGGATGT
This region of Paenibacillus sp. JDR-2 genomic DNA includes:
- a CDS encoding CgeB family protein; the encoded protein is MNKAASASFQQGRQQGYSAGFHAGWRDGACEWAKTSPLIPIPEAIPLRVLYIPQGSLGFDAIDSGIVQALQRCVSEVHVGEQEGLLQQAAAIRPDLVLVLNGLYTFPPDHLEQIAAIRALGIKTAIWFVDDPYMTAHTVQIAPSYDIVLTHERGTIPLYQQQGCLQVHHLPLAVNETVFHPFRADKAYEYEVCFIGVAFWNRVELIDSIAGQLSKRKLFIAGGQWDRLKQYPLLASNIHQEGIAPEAAAHYYNGSKIVINMHRSDVPGKDNQIEAQAPGLSLNPRTYDVSACATLQLTDIRDDLFSQYRPGHEIETYGNAQELLQKIDYYLTHEEERSRIAMRGLYRTLRDHTMTKRIATLLNLLK
- a CDS encoding CgeB family protein — its product is MAPVVKRKTDEEAGRAAGYKLGWDHGYWFGLCEEAINRIPQANKLWPIHAMYVETGKGFPYSPIDEAVRGTLATMVERLTVVNATQPVAELALADRPDVVIVLDGLQFDVAQIAKLRDNGIRTAIWLTDDPYYMDITTMIVPHYDTVFTLERNSVDYYKQLGCQNVFYLPFCFDPAQYRPTNPERSNRKEITFIGSAYLNRVNYFNELTPYLAGKNTLISGIWWDRLTKYDLLRPKIKLNNWMGPTETALTYNASKIVINMHRAHDDALYNSNRIGLTAVSPNPRTFEIAACGVLQVCDIRDDLASFFTPGVEIVTYSSPAELIEKMDYYLKHEEERQQIALRGMYRAFRDHKYANRLQTMLTILFPLL
- a CDS encoding ketoacyl-ACP synthase III, with protein sequence MEKQLHSNAAITAIGTYTPDKVLSNADLERIVETSDEWIVQRTGIRERRIAADDQFTSDLCIRAVRDMQERYGVEIEDVDYIIVATSTPDNVIPSVAAQVQAGLGIRLCGAIDIQAACAGFTSAIQLANGLLLSGVYRKILVIGGETLSKVTNYEDRTTCILFGDGAGAFLMEARGDGDILAISSQTDGSGGHHVYRSGLSPVINAADIDTTSRIVQNGREVYKWALSHVSEGIAGLLKDSGYAPSQINWFVPHNANQRIIDALCERTGISEQQALSSIEHYGNTSAASIPLALDAAVRDGRVLPGHLLLLYGFGGGLTQSGVLLRWSV
- a CDS encoding YhcN/YlaJ family sporulation lipoprotein; translation: MKNKFILLTASVALATTLAGCASNQGDIGNKNIRPNSVRYDANGNMVRNLAAPGTLTDKRFANDQMNEMNRVNGRRLNSNNIVGSHKNYKMEMSEEIAKKLVAMNTVKTANVMLTDNNAYVAVSFEDHTRGLSAKSYNRTNLSSPITDTNRHMNGTYGASGGKYGMNGMNGTYGMNGTMGGYHNDGIRGLSTTNTGESQLTDKIKSDIAAEVKRLHPSVQNVYVSASPDFVDRMNSYMGDVRLGHPIQGFVSEFNAMVERIFPANATKLNSNMAKHTTPYIYDHR
- a CDS encoding helix-turn-helix domain-containing protein, translating into MKGSDHKSKFLLTHREREVFELLVQDKTTRDIAQQLFISEKTVRNHISNVMQKLNVKGRSQAVVELIKLGELQI
- a CDS encoding catalase, whose protein sequence is MSANETNGTHASGAGGAADNRKAVGETDLTLTTRQGHPVSDNQNIRTVGNRGPATLENYHFIEKITHFDRERVPERVVHARGAGAHGYFEAYGTFGSEPIGKYTRAKLFQEKGKKTPVFVRFSSVIHGGHSPETLRDPRGFATKFYTEDGNWDLVGNNLKIFFIRDAMKFPDMVHAFKPDPVTNLQSMERFFDFVSNSPEATHMITFLFSPWGIPANYRQMQGSGVNTYKWVNAKGEAVLVKYHWDPQQGVKNLTQSEAEQIQAKNFNHATQDLYEAIERGNYPAWELKVQIMEDGEHPELDFDPLDDTKLWPEEQFPMVPVGKMVLDKNPENYFAEVEQAAFGTGVLVDGLDFSDDKMLQGRTLSYSDTQRYRVGANYLQLPINAPKKRAATNQRDGQMAFYVDVAPGQNPHVNYEPSSLNGLAEAEASGASHEPHYEANLVRQAIDRTNDFAQAGDTFRKLEQWERDELIHNLGDALSTCAPVIKDKMLSNLTQADPEYGRLVAEAIKKSSAMKSEHEGTFPAREGMEIAEELGHKTDGY
- a CDS encoding response regulator transcription factor produces the protein MNILIVDDEPRHLRGMAGMIQMMRPDAKVKTAKDGEAALALVREEQPDVVLSDIQMPKLDGLSFLQRLQEEELRTKVVMVSAYNLFEYAQRAIRHGAYDYLLKPVDMDKVEVLLQRLDQQLAEEERERGESAEIKQKLELASSAYRSRLLHQWLSGELPPGERVDLEEWPLLIQMNTLILTEIRNKGEAFPVTELVEQLKQRVSAHGEACVFPLQTVSQHSIRLVAVLKQESHSAAEIGELRSSLMKETEIWRACGTVSHGVTALQAEDRIEPAETFIPKLFRQAEEALEYAFHEEWESVVTFGHVAGLGNRNAVFQLDGEALFEALQEQSLARAEAMCREAFAELSSQGRTEPKLMKNYASLTLMKLKSRTSGIIDQQVGSALADTASTAIPSCTGSGMLIELMLGRLAEVHKSLTDRKQGSGELAVEQCLGWIQGHYAEDLTLEMAAEQFHFNPSYFSTLMKSRTGRSFSDHLTEARIRAAKELLAGGRFKIYEIAEQCGYRDTKYFTRIFKRQVGLSPEAYKHTLRPQTGSGDWS